The proteins below come from a single Edaphobacter acidisoli genomic window:
- a CDS encoding PilZ domain-containing protein, whose protein sequence is MSAQRSWFSRMFSSDHRGAARHAAPGLVAYYWEGTTSAPHQVQNISSTGFYLLTRERWHPGTIITMTLQKAAVAGSTSELYIAVQTKVVRLGENGVGLSFIQSEPQDARQSEALSSKPVGKKALERFLDQLLSEQGYVVLVASRADHRLKGASVRHCLEETP, encoded by the coding sequence ATGAGCGCGCAAAGGAGCTGGTTCTCCCGCATGTTTTCCTCCGACCACCGTGGCGCGGCCCGCCATGCCGCACCCGGGCTGGTCGCCTACTACTGGGAGGGCACAACCTCTGCTCCGCATCAGGTTCAAAACATTAGTTCCACAGGCTTCTATCTATTGACCAGGGAGCGCTGGCACCCGGGCACCATCATCACCATGACCTTGCAAAAAGCTGCGGTTGCGGGCTCCACCTCCGAGTTGTATATTGCCGTCCAAACGAAGGTTGTCCGGCTGGGTGAGAACGGTGTAGGCCTCTCGTTCATCCAGTCGGAACCTCAGGACGCCCGGCAGAGCGAGGCTCTCTCAAGCAAGCCGGTGGGTAAAAAGGCGCTCGAAAGATTCCTCGATCAGCTTCTGTCGGAGCAGGGCTACGTAGTACTGGTCGCGTCTCGCGCAGATCATCGCCTGAAAGGCGCGTCAGTCAGGCATTGTCTGGAGGAGACGCCATGA
- a CDS encoding DUF192 domain-containing protein, whose protein sequence is MGKQTYCVYNQTRECFLSLGVAPADTTFSRLKGLIGRLKLRFDEGLWVVPSCGVHTVGVLFPLDLIYLDEKFCVIETVEHFPRFRIAPIRAHAASVLELPTHTIYSSQTQPGDQLLICAIEEMASRLSSAAVTHLRGQPQ, encoded by the coding sequence ATGGGTAAACAGACCTACTGCGTATATAACCAGACGCGTGAATGTTTTCTCAGCCTGGGAGTTGCTCCGGCTGATACAACGTTCTCTCGCCTTAAGGGGTTAATTGGGCGCTTAAAGCTTCGTTTCGACGAAGGACTGTGGGTGGTGCCATCTTGTGGCGTCCACACGGTAGGCGTCTTGTTTCCGCTTGATCTGATTTATCTGGATGAGAAGTTCTGCGTCATCGAAACCGTCGAGCACTTTCCGCGATTCCGCATTGCGCCTATTCGCGCACATGCCGCCAGCGTGTTGGAGTTGCCCACCCACACGATCTACTCTTCGCAGACCCAGCCTGGCGATCAGCTGCTGATCTGCGCGATCGAAGAGATGGCCAGCCGCTTGAGCAGCGCGGCTGTGACACATCTCCGGGGGCAGCCGCAATGA
- a CDS encoding type II secretion system F family protein, with amino-acid sequence MGFAAVTFFIIFLLIASGGLILFYREAMIQRLTQVVAPRTEQPGVRSTIQQTGSALGGVVQRFETIIPKSKEEVSVVQQRLIRAGYRKESAVNYFYGAKVLVPIILCVISFATGLVHYSPFFVCIVALGLGFLLPDFWLGNRISKRQGNIRRGLPDVLDMLVICVEAGLSLDQATARTAQELDVAHPDICDELNLVVLEQRAGCPRADAWRHFAERSNVENVRNLVSVLVQTEKFGTSIAKTLRVHSDTLRTQRRQMIEEQAAKTTVKLVFPLVLFIFPSLFLVTLGPAAITIMENMKTYFQ; translated from the coding sequence ATGGGATTCGCGGCCGTTACATTCTTCATCATCTTTCTGCTGATCGCCAGTGGCGGCCTCATCCTTTTTTACCGGGAGGCTATGATCCAGCGCCTCACTCAGGTTGTCGCGCCGCGCACTGAACAACCGGGGGTTCGCAGCACGATCCAACAGACAGGTTCTGCTCTCGGCGGCGTAGTCCAGCGATTCGAGACCATTATTCCCAAGAGCAAGGAAGAGGTCTCCGTCGTACAGCAGCGTCTTATCCGTGCGGGATATCGGAAGGAATCGGCCGTTAACTATTTTTATGGCGCAAAGGTGTTGGTCCCAATTATTCTCTGCGTCATTTCATTCGCCACAGGGCTCGTTCACTACAGCCCGTTCTTTGTTTGCATCGTGGCTCTGGGGTTGGGATTCCTCCTGCCAGACTTTTGGCTGGGAAACCGAATCTCCAAACGGCAAGGCAATATTCGTCGAGGTCTTCCAGATGTGCTTGACATGCTTGTCATCTGCGTCGAAGCCGGTCTTAGCCTCGATCAGGCCACCGCTCGCACCGCACAAGAACTTGACGTTGCACATCCGGATATCTGCGACGAGTTGAATCTCGTTGTGCTCGAGCAACGCGCAGGCTGCCCGCGTGCAGACGCCTGGCGGCACTTTGCAGAGCGCTCCAACGTCGAAAACGTTCGCAACTTAGTTTCGGTGCTTGTCCAGACCGAAAAATTTGGAACGAGCATCGCCAAAACGTTGCGCGTTCATTCCGACACCCTCAGGACCCAGCGTCGTCAGATGATCGAAGAGCAAGCGGCAAAGACTACGGTCAAACTCGTTTTCCCGTTGGTACTCTTCATCTTTCCTTCGCTCTTTCTGGTCACGCTTGGTCCTGCGGCTATCACCATCATGGAAAACATGAAAACGTACTTTCAATAA
- a CDS encoding type II secretion system F family protein: MLLLLVLVFVGIFIIAALLLIASNVGTPNQAERTISTLHAALATADFKTTDQIVDVRKQELLSSVPWLNRLLLKQDIAPRLRLLLYQADLKWTAGTLILMCIACFAIPAYLIYLRTGTVLFSLLMGLALSVMPFVFVLHKRTARFDKFEQGLPETLDLMVGALRAGHSLISALDLAANESPDPIGKELRICFDEQNYGLELKTAMTNLTTRVPLQDLKIIVTAILIQKDSGGNLAEVFDKSSYIIRERFRLRRQVRVHTAQGRLTGWILSVLPIVLGIGLYMINPETMSLLWKRPIGIKLLYASGTLTALGAFVIRKIVNMDV, encoded by the coding sequence ATGTTATTGCTTTTGGTGCTTGTCTTCGTTGGAATCTTCATCATCGCGGCACTGCTTCTGATCGCCAGTAACGTCGGCACGCCCAATCAGGCTGAGCGAACAATCTCCACGCTGCATGCGGCATTAGCTACTGCTGACTTCAAAACAACAGACCAGATCGTCGATGTCCGCAAACAAGAGCTGCTCAGTTCCGTGCCATGGCTCAATCGCCTATTGTTGAAACAGGACATTGCACCGCGCCTGCGCCTGCTTCTTTATCAGGCCGATCTTAAGTGGACCGCCGGCACGCTGATATTGATGTGCATTGCTTGTTTTGCCATTCCGGCCTATCTGATCTACCTCAGAACCGGGACTGTTCTTTTCTCGCTGCTCATGGGCCTGGCGCTCAGTGTGATGCCCTTCGTCTTTGTTCTGCACAAGCGCACTGCGCGCTTCGACAAGTTTGAGCAGGGATTGCCCGAGACGCTTGATCTGATGGTGGGTGCTCTTCGTGCCGGGCACAGCCTCATCTCTGCGCTCGATCTTGCGGCCAACGAGTCGCCAGATCCCATCGGCAAAGAGCTTCGCATCTGCTTTGACGAGCAGAACTACGGTCTCGAGCTCAAGACCGCCATGACGAACCTGACCACTCGCGTCCCCCTGCAGGACCTGAAGATTATCGTCACGGCCATCCTGATCCAGAAGGACAGCGGAGGCAATCTGGCAGAGGTCTTCGACAAATCCTCCTACATCATCCGCGAACGGTTCCGTCTGCGTAGGCAGGTACGTGTGCACACGGCGCAGGGACGTTTGACGGGTTGGATTCTCTCCGTCCTGCCGATCGTTCTGGGCATTGGGCTCTACATGATCAATCCGGAGACGATGAGCCTTCTGTGGAAGCGTCCCATCGGCATCAAGCTGCTCTACGCATCGGGCACCCTGACCGCTCTGGGAGCTTTCGTAATTCGCAAGATCGTCAACATGGATGTTTAA
- a CDS encoding CpaF family protein, translated as MEPLNIEQFKAEIHRALIPKLDLEKLSRINNNQARHAVSSMIGEIIGTQRVPLSLSEQEKVRTDLLDEVFGLGPLEPLLRDAAVSDILVNGKDSIYIEKGGVLSRVDSCFRDDRHLMQIIDRIVSRVGRRVDESSPMVDARLPDGSRVNAIIPPLALDGPALSIRRFGTGPLVANQLVELKSISPEMMELLAAAVRARISILISGGTGAGKTTLLNILSHYIPQSERIVTIEDAAELQLAQENIVRLETRPPNVEGQGAIRQRQLLINSLRMRPDRIILGEVRGEEAFDMLQAMNTGHEGSMTTIHANTPRDALSRLESMVAMTNLNLPERTVRQQMASAIAIVVQASRLSDGSRRVMSISEITGMEEGIISMHEIFAFEKKGIGPDGRVIGVFQPTRIRPKFLEQIRTTGIMLPGSMFEHALEVN; from the coding sequence GTGGAACCACTGAACATTGAACAATTCAAAGCCGAAATTCACCGGGCCCTGATCCCTAAGCTGGACCTCGAGAAGCTGTCGCGCATCAACAACAATCAGGCGCGCCACGCTGTCTCCAGCATGATCGGTGAGATTATCGGGACCCAGCGTGTGCCGCTGAGTCTTAGCGAGCAGGAAAAAGTTCGCACCGATCTGCTCGATGAGGTGTTTGGTCTCGGACCGCTTGAGCCTCTGCTACGCGACGCAGCCGTCTCCGACATTCTCGTCAATGGCAAAGACAGCATCTATATCGAGAAAGGCGGCGTCCTCTCGCGAGTAGACTCCTGCTTCCGAGACGACCGCCACCTGATGCAGATCATCGACCGCATCGTCTCCCGCGTGGGCCGCCGCGTGGATGAATCGTCGCCGATGGTCGATGCACGCCTACCGGATGGTTCCCGCGTCAACGCCATTATTCCTCCATTGGCGCTCGATGGCCCCGCCTTGTCGATCCGGCGCTTCGGCACAGGCCCACTTGTTGCCAATCAACTGGTCGAACTCAAGAGCATCTCGCCGGAGATGATGGAGCTGCTTGCGGCAGCCGTGCGAGCGCGCATCAGCATTCTCATCTCAGGTGGCACAGGCGCAGGCAAGACCACACTGCTCAATATTCTTTCCCACTACATTCCGCAGAGCGAGCGCATCGTCACCATCGAAGACGCTGCAGAACTGCAACTCGCCCAGGAAAATATTGTGCGGCTCGAAACTCGCCCGCCCAATGTGGAAGGGCAAGGCGCTATCCGCCAGCGCCAACTGCTCATCAACAGCCTCCGTATGCGTCCCGATCGGATCATCCTCGGCGAGGTGCGTGGCGAGGAAGCCTTCGACATGCTGCAGGCGATGAACACCGGACATGAAGGATCCATGACGACCATCCATGCCAACACTCCTAGGGATGCGCTCTCCAGGTTGGAATCGATGGTCGCCATGACCAACCTCAACCTGCCAGAGCGAACAGTACGCCAGCAGATGGCCTCTGCCATCGCCATCGTCGTGCAGGCCTCGCGCTTGAGCGACGGCTCGCGCAGGGTCATGAGCATCTCCGAGATTACAGGCATGGAAGAAGGCATTATCAGCATGCACGAGATCTTTGCCTTCGAAAAGAAAGGGATTGGACCAGACGGCAGGGTCATCGGTGTGTTCCAGCCGACGCGTATCAGGCCGAAGTTCCTGGAACAGATTCGGACCACTGGAATCATGCTGCCGGGAAGCATGTTCGAGCATGCCCTGGAAGTGAACTGA
- a CDS encoding AAA family ATPase: MSTYAQGPDALNVHVLSVALIGPEQQRRQAVAMVLAGSQASVTREFSAYPQLDDVPQLLDAGYDVIIVDLDSDQERALDLVEHICGNSSVTVMVYSRQSDPELLVRCMRAGAREFLIQPIAASTIAEALVRASVRRPVKKPSKKALGKLLVFAGAKGGSGVSTVAGNFAISLARESSHSTLLLDLDLPLGAAALDLGITSQFSTVNALQNISRLDSHFLSTMLAKHSSGLSVLSAPDQYTPINASDEAIAKLLTVARQDFDYVVVDAGSSTRINKSLLEGATTVYFIAQVSISELRNANRMISEVFAPLGPRLEIVLNRYAPSSVGIDEENITKALTRPVTWKIPSDYRAVQRAQNTATPLAQGESPVAEIIRQMARTACGLPAVPDKKRKFSLFG, encoded by the coding sequence ATGTCAACCTATGCACAAGGTCCGGATGCGTTGAACGTTCATGTGCTCTCCGTGGCGCTGATTGGCCCCGAGCAGCAGCGCAGACAGGCCGTCGCCATGGTACTTGCCGGGTCGCAGGCCAGTGTGACGCGCGAATTTTCGGCGTATCCCCAGCTGGACGATGTTCCCCAGTTGCTCGACGCCGGCTACGACGTCATCATTGTCGATCTCGACAGCGACCAGGAGCGGGCGCTTGACCTCGTCGAGCACATCTGTGGCAACAGCTCCGTAACTGTAATGGTTTACTCCAGACAGTCTGACCCCGAACTGCTTGTTCGCTGTATGAGGGCGGGTGCTCGTGAATTTCTCATCCAGCCCATTGCTGCGAGCACTATTGCTGAAGCCCTCGTGCGCGCATCAGTCCGCCGCCCCGTTAAGAAGCCCTCGAAGAAGGCACTCGGCAAGCTGCTCGTGTTTGCTGGTGCCAAGGGAGGGTCGGGTGTCAGCACAGTTGCGGGAAACTTTGCCATCTCGCTGGCACGTGAGTCGAGCCACAGCACCTTGTTGCTGGACCTCGATCTTCCTCTCGGAGCGGCCGCGCTCGATCTTGGGATCACATCGCAGTTCTCGACTGTGAATGCGCTTCAGAACATCAGCCGCCTCGATTCGCACTTCCTTTCGACCATGCTCGCCAAGCATAGCTCAGGATTATCCGTGCTCTCGGCGCCGGACCAATACACGCCGATCAACGCATCGGATGAGGCAATCGCCAAGCTGCTCACAGTCGCCCGTCAGGACTTCGATTACGTCGTCGTCGACGCAGGATCGAGCACCAGGATCAACAAGTCGCTGCTTGAAGGCGCGACAACTGTTTACTTCATCGCGCAGGTCAGCATCTCGGAACTTCGCAACGCGAATCGTATGATCTCCGAGGTCTTCGCTCCACTTGGTCCCAGGCTCGAGATCGTGCTCAACCGCTATGCGCCAAGCTCGGTGGGCATTGACGAGGAAAACATCACCAAGGCGCTCACACGGCCTGTCACCTGGAAGATTCCAAGTGATTACCGCGCCGTCCAGCGCGCGCAAAACACGGCCACTCCGCTCGCGCAGGGAGAATCGCCCGTTGCCGAAATCATTCGCCAGATGGCCAGGACAGCATGCGGACTGCCTGCCGTTCCTGACAAAAAAAGGAAATTCAGCTTGTTTGGATAG
- a CDS encoding A24 family peptidase yields MHSIAWWPTFAVLAIATVTDLHSRRIPNWLVLPFLVAGIGVSTWMHGWHGLGHSLAGVATGAALFGILFVMGGMGMGDVKLCAAIGAWIGPQQLLLALVLTGIVGGIMAIGWAVAGGFIGELFQGTSDFIFGAAKRGLRPDPAINLNNPQKRKMPYAPAIAIGTLISFFSH; encoded by the coding sequence ATGCATTCCATCGCCTGGTGGCCGACTTTCGCCGTTCTTGCCATTGCGACCGTGACGGATCTGCACAGCCGGCGCATTCCGAACTGGCTGGTGCTGCCGTTTCTTGTGGCAGGTATTGGCGTCTCCACGTGGATGCATGGATGGCATGGGCTCGGCCACAGTCTCGCAGGCGTGGCAACGGGAGCAGCCTTGTTTGGGATTCTTTTCGTGATGGGCGGCATGGGCATGGGCGATGTCAAACTTTGCGCCGCCATCGGGGCCTGGATTGGGCCCCAGCAGTTGCTGCTTGCCCTTGTTCTTACTGGGATCGTCGGCGGGATCATGGCCATCGGTTGGGCTGTTGCAGGAGGCTTCATCGGGGAGCTGTTTCAAGGTACGTCGGACTTCATCTTCGGGGCTGCGAAGCGGGGATTGCGCCCTGACCCGGCAATAAATCTCAACAATCCCCAAAAGCGCAAGATGCCATACGCACCGGCTATTGCGATTGGAACGCTGATCTCTTTTTTTTCGCACTGA
- a CDS encoding ArnT family glycosyltransferase codes for MAITRFLFRSHSLYDVDSVNFALAMQRFDPRVHQPHPPGYFLYICAGRLFNLLFHDANLALVVLSIVASCAAVTVIYVLARDWFGPSAAVFAGILFLFSPLVWFHGTVALTYIVEAFFSALCGYLFWQIDNGRETFIIPAGIVLGVAAGVRPSSLLFLAPLLLFSLRKAATGKLLKGMLALLLATLAWFIPMIVASGGARSYFESLTSLWLMVPSKGTVFNSSPANSIVRAITIVFIYLLCFGAASVVPIAARYRSVSADRDKRIFTLIWIVPALCFFTFGYLRFVNSGYLLLLSAPACIWLGYWADQWYQNARWSKPLKMAMIVLCALINTAIFVASPFYCSYRSVRQFEAELESVRTSLPRLGTPGNTLIVAFDSHFLGYRHAAYYLPDYLTIAYPVAHLRIGNRIFVMHQRDTGLLAQLPSTSCTRFVIFPLPAKGAEYQEYLKKFEAHLPPGDLRTVRLNDQDFVTGPVADLPLLFPDLGLSPEPGVYAQRHSSITPVNSRSH; via the coding sequence GTGGCCATTACCCGTTTTCTCTTTCGAAGTCATTCCCTGTACGACGTCGATTCGGTCAACTTTGCCCTGGCAATGCAGCGCTTTGACCCGCGAGTGCATCAGCCGCATCCTCCCGGTTATTTCCTGTACATCTGCGCCGGGCGTCTATTCAATCTCTTATTTCACGATGCCAATTTGGCGCTGGTTGTTCTCAGCATCGTTGCCAGTTGCGCAGCGGTTACCGTCATCTATGTGCTTGCCCGGGATTGGTTTGGCCCGAGTGCAGCTGTATTTGCAGGCATCCTTTTTTTGTTTTCTCCTCTTGTCTGGTTCCACGGTACGGTTGCGCTGACGTACATCGTTGAGGCGTTCTTCTCTGCGCTCTGCGGTTATCTCTTTTGGCAGATCGATAACGGCAGAGAGACCTTCATCATCCCCGCCGGGATCGTTCTAGGCGTGGCTGCCGGAGTCCGTCCGTCGTCTCTACTTTTTCTCGCCCCACTGCTCTTGTTTTCTTTGCGCAAGGCGGCGACAGGAAAGTTGCTCAAAGGAATGCTTGCGCTGTTGCTAGCGACTCTCGCTTGGTTTATTCCCATGATCGTCGCCAGTGGGGGAGCGAGATCCTACTTTGAATCGCTGACTTCACTGTGGCTCATGGTGCCATCGAAGGGAACGGTCTTCAACTCATCGCCGGCCAACTCCATAGTGCGCGCTATCACCATTGTTTTCATCTATCTCCTGTGCTTCGGAGCGGCTTCAGTGGTGCCTATTGCAGCGCGTTATCGATCGGTTTCCGCAGATCGCGACAAGAGGATATTTACCCTTATCTGGATCGTTCCAGCTCTCTGTTTTTTTACCTTCGGCTATCTGAGGTTTGTGAACAGCGGCTACCTGTTGTTGCTCTCCGCGCCCGCCTGTATCTGGTTAGGGTACTGGGCCGATCAGTGGTATCAAAATGCCAGGTGGTCGAAGCCGCTGAAGATGGCTATGATCGTCCTCTGCGCTCTAATCAATACAGCGATTTTTGTCGCTTCTCCGTTCTACTGTTCCTATCGATCGGTGCGGCAATTTGAGGCTGAACTGGAGAGCGTTCGTACCAGTCTGCCCAGGCTAGGCACGCCCGGCAACACGCTGATCGTCGCCTTCGATTCGCACTTTCTTGGCTACCGCCACGCAGCCTACTATCTGCCGGACTATCTGACAATTGCCTATCCGGTGGCGCACCTACGGATTGGCAACCGGATCTTCGTCATGCATCAGCGCGATACTGGATTGCTGGCACAGTTACCCTCTACCTCCTGCACTCGCTTCGTAATTTTCCCGCTGCCCGCAAAGGGCGCGGAGTATCAGGAGTATCTGAAGAAGTTCGAAGCCCATCTTCCGCCCGGGGATCTGCGAACGGTCCGCCTCAACGACCAGGATTTTGTCACCGGTCCTGTTGCCGATCTCCCCCTCCTGTTCCCCGACCTTGGCCTTTCTCCTGAACCCGGTGTATATGCGCAGCGTCACTCTTCAATCACCCCTGTAAACAGCCGTTCACACTGA
- a CDS encoding sigma-54 dependent transcriptional regulator — translation MVRIGLYSEDRKLQQVLTSALGKEFQVALEHEEGNIHAMIAAGDCDVVLLDLDSNDKTLKQRIAHCRKFAESQVPTVIIADDGMRTLAAELVRLGAFNYCRKPPSIRELKAMLLRAHERCSLKRELRTARERLEEASRCDQIIGSSPQMQQVYDLVRRVADLNASVLVTGESGTGKELIARAIHNLGSHANHPFVAVCCGAIPETLIEAELFGHEKGAFTGTVGSREGYLEQAGEGTLLLDEIGELSPATQVKLLRVLQQREFSRLGSNKLIPLRARLIFATHADLADLVAQGKFRLDLYYRINVIKVAAPPLQERVEDIPLIAMHFLRQYSEQYQKFVGDIQPSAMALLQAYSWPGNVRELENVIQRAIVVASGDTIRTEDLPLNIQSESVLNIDDFHPINSFERQLRDYKVKLAETAIRDNHGNKTLAARSLNISRAYLHRLIRLAEHSEPDEPASEQENLDLESA, via the coding sequence ATGGTGCGGATCGGGTTGTACTCAGAAGATCGAAAGCTGCAGCAAGTCCTGACATCTGCTCTCGGCAAGGAATTCCAGGTTGCGCTGGAGCATGAGGAAGGCAATATACACGCAATGATCGCAGCAGGTGACTGTGATGTTGTGCTTCTGGACCTGGACTCAAACGATAAGACTTTGAAGCAACGCATCGCTCACTGCCGGAAATTCGCGGAATCACAGGTCCCTACAGTCATCATTGCAGACGATGGAATGCGCACGCTAGCGGCGGAATTAGTTCGCCTGGGCGCATTCAACTATTGCCGCAAGCCACCATCCATACGAGAACTGAAAGCGATGCTGCTGCGCGCTCATGAAAGGTGCTCGCTCAAACGAGAATTGCGCACAGCGAGGGAGCGCCTGGAAGAAGCCAGCCGTTGCGATCAGATTATTGGATCCAGTCCGCAGATGCAGCAGGTATATGATCTCGTGCGACGCGTTGCCGACCTGAACGCCTCAGTGCTAGTCACGGGTGAGAGCGGTACAGGAAAAGAGCTCATAGCCAGAGCAATCCACAACCTGGGATCTCATGCCAACCACCCATTTGTCGCTGTCTGCTGCGGAGCTATACCTGAAACGTTGATCGAAGCTGAGCTATTCGGCCATGAAAAAGGAGCGTTCACAGGAACCGTCGGCTCCCGGGAAGGATATCTGGAACAGGCCGGCGAAGGAACGTTGCTGCTTGATGAAATCGGCGAGTTAAGCCCAGCCACGCAGGTAAAGCTACTGCGTGTCTTGCAGCAGCGCGAGTTCAGCCGTTTGGGAAGCAATAAGCTGATCCCTCTCCGGGCCCGTCTTATTTTTGCGACGCATGCCGATCTGGCCGATTTGGTCGCACAAGGAAAGTTTCGGCTTGATCTGTATTACCGCATCAATGTCATCAAAGTTGCTGCTCCTCCGCTTCAGGAACGCGTAGAAGACATTCCCCTTATCGCCATGCACTTCTTGCGGCAATACTCTGAGCAGTACCAGAAATTCGTCGGAGACATTCAGCCGAGTGCCATGGCACTATTACAGGCATATTCCTGGCCTGGCAATGTACGTGAATTGGAAAACGTCATTCAACGCGCCATTGTTGTAGCTTCTGGAGATACCATTCGAACGGAAGACCTGCCGCTGAACATACAAAGCGAGAGTGTCCTCAATATTGACGACTTCCATCCTATAAACTCGTTTGAGCGACAACTCCGCGACTATAAAGTCAAGCTCGCTGAGACTGCGATCCGCGACAACCACGGCAACAAAACGCTGGCCGCGCGCAGCCTAAACATTTCGAGGGCCTATCTGCATAGGCTCATTCGTCTAGCCGAACATTCAGAACCAGATGAGCCGGCAAGCGAACAGGAGAACCTGGACCTGGAGTCGGCTTGA
- a CDS encoding MFS transporter, giving the protein MASYKTFLRSGHPPTLFAAFLYFDFCFAVWVLNGAMGPFISEQFHLTPGQVGLMVSVPTLAGALMRFPLGVLSQYIGRKRAAIFEMSAIVIALIYGSLFVKTYHNVLAMGVLLGIAGASFGIALSLGAGWFPAKYKGLAMGIAGAGNSGTAMAALFAPRLAAHYGWQHVYGFAAVAMLLPLGVMVLFAKEPLDVERQSLRSHIQCLWEKDGWAFNMIYVITFGGFIGLATFLPSFYFTQFHVSKVEAGSLTVLATVTGSATRVLGGWMADRIGGIRTLTIVFLIAIVCLVGLITSPALVATTLLLMLCFAALGAGNGATFQLVPLRWPLTTAVAGGMIGEIGALGGSILPNLLGQSKQHTGSYASGFMIYTVLACAVFVMMLAIARSWTRSWVGAGGVAKREQYYSEPIAG; this is encoded by the coding sequence ATGGCGAGTTACAAAACATTTCTGAGATCAGGTCATCCACCAACCTTATTTGCGGCATTTCTGTACTTTGATTTTTGCTTTGCCGTCTGGGTGCTTAACGGCGCGATGGGCCCGTTCATCTCGGAGCAGTTTCATCTGACACCAGGGCAAGTGGGGCTGATGGTCTCTGTGCCCACATTGGCGGGCGCGCTGATGCGTTTCCCCCTGGGCGTTCTTTCGCAGTACATCGGCAGAAAGCGTGCCGCGATCTTTGAGATGTCGGCGATTGTCATTGCTTTGATCTACGGAAGTCTATTTGTAAAGACGTATCACAACGTTCTCGCGATGGGCGTGCTGCTTGGAATTGCTGGTGCGAGCTTTGGCATCGCCTTGTCTCTGGGTGCTGGTTGGTTTCCGGCGAAATACAAGGGGCTGGCTATGGGGATTGCCGGCGCTGGCAATAGTGGGACCGCAATGGCTGCACTCTTTGCACCACGTCTCGCTGCACATTATGGATGGCAACACGTTTATGGGTTTGCTGCCGTCGCCATGTTATTGCCACTAGGCGTAATGGTTCTCTTTGCAAAGGAACCTCTCGATGTTGAACGACAGAGCCTGAGGAGTCACATCCAGTGCCTGTGGGAGAAAGATGGCTGGGCGTTCAATATGATCTATGTCATTACCTTCGGCGGATTCATTGGGTTGGCTACCTTTCTGCCATCGTTCTACTTCACACAGTTTCACGTATCCAAAGTAGAGGCCGGCAGCCTGACGGTTCTTGCGACGGTTACGGGAAGCGCAACCCGCGTGCTCGGGGGCTGGATGGCTGACCGCATCGGTGGAATACGAACCCTGACAATTGTTTTCCTGATTGCAATTGTCTGTCTTGTGGGTTTGATTACCTCGCCTGCGCTTGTAGCGACGACCCTTCTGCTTATGTTGTGCTTTGCAGCTCTTGGCGCAGGCAACGGAGCAACCTTTCAACTGGTCCCGCTGCGATGGCCACTGACCACAGCAGTTGCAGGCGGAATGATTGGCGAAATCGGCGCACTCGGTGGATCCATCCTTCCTAACCTTCTAGGTCAGTCGAAGCAACACACAGGATCGTACGCATCTGGTTTTATGATCTATACCGTACTGGCGTGTGCTGTTTTTGTGATGATGCTCGCAATTGCGAGGAGTTGGACTCGATCATGGGTGGGTGCTGGAGGTGTGGCGAAGAGGGAGCAGTATTACTCGGAGCCCATTGCCGGGTAG